One region of Actinopolymorpha sp. NPDC004070 genomic DNA includes:
- a CDS encoding beta-phosphoglucomutase family hydrolase yields the protein MLGLPGKITACLFDLDGVLTTTAELHMAAWKKAFDEFLRARDGEGFAPFTERDYAEYVDGRPRADGVREFLRSRDVTLPEGTPDDAPTEVTVNGVGNRKNELLDQVIAERGVQPFPGSLRYLQAVREAGLAVAVVTSSRNGEKVLRAAGLTDYYRVLVDGNVLAERGLNGKPAPDSFLAGAQALGVEPGQAAVFEDALAGVQAGRAGHFGHVVGVDRADQADELRGHGADVVVKDLADLLQGDA from the coding sequence GTGTTGGGACTACCGGGGAAGATCACCGCCTGCCTGTTCGACCTGGACGGCGTGCTCACCACGACGGCCGAGCTGCACATGGCGGCGTGGAAGAAGGCGTTCGACGAGTTCCTGCGGGCACGCGACGGCGAGGGTTTCGCGCCGTTCACCGAGCGCGACTACGCGGAGTACGTCGACGGCCGGCCGCGCGCCGACGGCGTCCGCGAGTTCCTCCGGTCGCGCGACGTCACCCTGCCCGAGGGCACTCCGGACGACGCGCCCACCGAGGTCACCGTCAACGGCGTCGGCAACCGCAAGAACGAGTTGCTGGACCAGGTGATCGCCGAGCGCGGGGTGCAGCCCTTCCCCGGCTCGCTCCGCTACCTCCAGGCCGTCCGCGAGGCCGGGCTCGCGGTCGCGGTGGTCACCTCCTCCCGCAACGGCGAGAAGGTGCTCCGGGCCGCCGGCCTCACCGACTACTACCGGGTGCTGGTCGACGGCAACGTCCTCGCCGAACGCGGCCTGAACGGTAAACCGGCACCGGACTCCTTCCTGGCCGGCGCGCAGGCACTCGGCGTCGAGCCCGGCCAGGCGGCGGTCTTCGAGGACGCCCTCGCCGGCGTCCAGGCCGGAAGGGCCGGTCACTTCGGCCACGTCGTCGGCGTCGACCGCGCCGACCAGGCCGACGAGCTTCGCGGCCACGGTGCCGACGTCGTGGTGAAGGACCTCGCCGACCTGCTGCAGGGGGACGCATGA
- a CDS encoding glycosyl hydrolase family 65 protein: protein MSATPRDTERLQQERPSYEVSPWELRWRGLDLEALKQTESTFALSNGHIGIRGSFEEGEPRGLPGTYLNGFFERRPLPYAEAGYGYPEDGQTVVNVTDGKIIRLLVEDEPLDMRYGAAPFHERTLDFRSGTLRRVTEWVSPTGRRVRIRSERLVSFSQRAVTAIHYEVEALDGPLNVVLQSDLLANEPVEAAGGDPRVAAALDRPLVSDFVTARGDHAVLAHHTRRSELRMAAAMEHEFDTACDLRREIQAEEDLARLTIATQISPGTVLRMTKYVAYGWSSQRSTPALHAQVDAALAGALRTGWQGLLDEQRAYLDDFWSHADVELDGDAELQQALRFALFHVLQAGARGETRAIPAKGLTGPGYDGHAFWDTESFVLPVLTYTQPDAVRDALVWRHSTLDKARARARQLGQTGAAFPWRTIDGQECSGYWPAGTAAFHVNADIADAVARYLAVTGDEDFERAYGIELLVETARLWMSLGHHDVHAGFRIDGVTGPDEYSAIADNNVFTNLMAQRNLRTAAAHCERHPDIARALDVDEEETARWRDAAHRMVVPYDESLDVHEQSEEFTDHAVWDFASTPPDHYPMLLHYPYFDLYRKQVVKQADLVLAMHLRGDAFTPEEKARNFAYYERLTVRDSSLSASTQSVLAAECGHLELAYDYLAEAALADLHDLHGNVHNGLHIASLAGAWIATIAGFGGMRDHDGQLTFAPRLPEELTGIAFRMCVRDGQIGVRITSGEATYELLTGQELSTSHHGEPFTLRAGERRTLPIPPPPSHPRPRQPPGREPAHRRQTWS, encoded by the coding sequence ATGAGCGCCACCCCCCGCGACACCGAGCGCCTCCAGCAGGAGCGCCCGAGCTACGAGGTGTCGCCGTGGGAGCTGCGCTGGCGCGGGCTGGACCTGGAGGCGCTGAAGCAGACCGAGTCGACGTTCGCCCTGTCCAACGGGCACATCGGCATCCGTGGCTCCTTCGAGGAGGGCGAGCCGCGCGGCCTGCCCGGCACCTACCTCAACGGCTTCTTCGAGCGCCGGCCGCTGCCGTACGCCGAGGCAGGCTACGGCTACCCCGAGGACGGCCAGACCGTCGTCAACGTCACCGACGGCAAGATCATCCGGCTGCTGGTCGAGGACGAGCCGCTGGACATGCGCTACGGCGCGGCGCCCTTTCACGAACGCACGCTGGACTTCCGGTCCGGCACGCTGCGCCGGGTCACCGAGTGGGTCTCGCCAACCGGCCGGCGGGTCCGCATCCGCTCCGAGCGGCTGGTGTCGTTCAGCCAGCGCGCGGTGACCGCGATCCACTACGAGGTGGAGGCCCTCGACGGCCCGCTGAACGTCGTACTCCAGTCGGACCTGCTGGCCAACGAGCCCGTCGAGGCGGCCGGTGGCGACCCACGGGTGGCCGCCGCCCTGGACCGCCCGCTGGTCTCCGACTTCGTGACGGCCCGGGGCGACCATGCCGTCCTCGCCCACCACACCCGTCGCTCGGAGCTGCGGATGGCCGCGGCGATGGAGCACGAGTTCGACACCGCGTGCGACCTGCGCCGGGAGATCCAGGCCGAGGAGGACCTCGCCCGGCTGACCATCGCCACCCAGATCTCGCCCGGGACCGTGCTGCGGATGACGAAGTACGTCGCCTACGGGTGGTCCAGCCAGCGGTCCACACCGGCGCTGCACGCGCAGGTGGACGCCGCCCTGGCCGGCGCGCTACGTACCGGCTGGCAGGGACTGCTGGACGAGCAGCGCGCCTACCTCGACGACTTCTGGTCCCACGCCGACGTCGAGCTCGACGGGGACGCCGAACTCCAGCAGGCGCTGCGGTTCGCGTTGTTCCACGTGCTCCAGGCCGGGGCGCGCGGTGAGACCCGGGCGATTCCGGCCAAGGGCCTCACCGGGCCCGGTTACGACGGGCACGCGTTCTGGGACACCGAGTCCTTCGTGCTGCCCGTCCTCACCTACACCCAGCCCGACGCCGTACGAGACGCACTGGTCTGGCGGCACTCCACGCTGGACAAGGCGCGCGCCCGGGCCCGCCAGCTCGGCCAGACCGGCGCGGCCTTCCCCTGGCGGACCATAGACGGCCAGGAGTGCTCGGGGTACTGGCCGGCCGGCACCGCGGCGTTCCACGTCAACGCCGACATCGCCGACGCGGTTGCGCGCTATCTCGCGGTGACGGGCGATGAGGACTTCGAACGCGCGTACGGCATCGAACTCCTGGTGGAGACCGCCCGGCTGTGGATGTCGCTCGGCCACCACGACGTGCACGCCGGCTTCCGGATCGACGGGGTGACCGGCCCGGACGAGTACAGCGCGATCGCGGACAACAACGTCTTCACCAACCTGATGGCGCAGCGGAACCTCCGGACGGCCGCCGCGCACTGCGAGCGGCATCCCGACATCGCCCGGGCGCTCGATGTCGACGAGGAGGAGACGGCGCGCTGGCGCGACGCCGCGCACCGGATGGTGGTGCCCTACGACGAGTCCCTCGACGTGCACGAGCAGTCGGAGGAGTTCACCGACCACGCCGTCTGGGACTTCGCCTCCACCCCGCCCGACCACTACCCGATGCTGCTGCACTACCCGTACTTCGACCTGTACCGCAAGCAGGTCGTCAAGCAGGCCGACCTGGTGCTCGCGATGCACCTGCGTGGCGACGCGTTCACGCCCGAGGAGAAGGCCCGCAACTTCGCCTACTACGAGCGGCTCACCGTGCGGGACTCCTCGCTGTCGGCCAGCACCCAGTCGGTGCTCGCCGCCGAGTGCGGCCACCTCGAACTCGCCTACGACTACCTCGCCGAGGCGGCCCTGGCGGACCTGCACGACCTGCACGGCAACGTCCACAACGGCCTGCACATCGCGTCCCTGGCGGGTGCGTGGATCGCGACGATCGCGGGCTTCGGCGGGATGCGCGACCACGACGGGCAGCTGACCTTCGCGCCCCGGCTGCCGGAGGAGCTCACCGGCATCGCGTTCCGGATGTGTGTGCGCGACGGCCAGATCGGCGTACGGATCACCTCCGGCGAGGCGACGTACGAGCTGTTGACGGGTCAGGAGCTGTCGACGTCCCACCACGGCGAGCCGTTCACGCTGCGCGCCGGTGAACGCCGCACCCTGCCGATCCCGCCGCCGCCCTCGCACCCGAGGCCCCGGCAGCCACCCGGCCGGGAGCCGGCACACCGCCGCCAGACCTGGTCCTAG
- a CDS encoding zinc-dependent alcohol dehydrogenase family protein, whose product MRAAVIHGKGDIRMEDRPDPAIRAASDAIVRVTASCVCGSDLWPYRGVATTDEPHPIGHEFVGVVEEVGSAVTSVRPGDFVIAPFVASDGTCPACRNGITTSCDRLGSWGGTDADGAPVDGGQGEYVRVPEADGTLVSLPEAPDEALLPGLLTLSDVMSTGHHAALAARVEPGRTVVVVGDGAVGLCGVIAARRLGAERVIAMSRHESRQALARTFGATDIVAERGEEGAAKVRDLLGGVLADSVLEAVGTKGSMEQAFAVTRPGGQIGYVGVPAGGAELPIRAMFSGNLNVAGGVAPARTYIPGLLPDVLSGAIEPGKVFDLMLDLEKTPEAYEAMDERRAVKVMLRP is encoded by the coding sequence ATGCGAGCTGCGGTCATTCACGGTAAAGGCGACATCCGGATGGAGGACCGCCCCGACCCCGCCATCCGCGCCGCGTCCGACGCGATCGTCAGGGTGACCGCGAGCTGCGTGTGCGGCTCGGACCTGTGGCCCTACCGCGGCGTGGCGACCACCGACGAGCCGCATCCGATCGGGCACGAGTTCGTCGGCGTGGTCGAGGAGGTCGGCTCGGCGGTCACCTCCGTGCGGCCCGGCGACTTCGTCATCGCGCCGTTCGTCGCCAGCGACGGCACCTGCCCGGCCTGCCGCAACGGGATCACCACGTCGTGTGACCGCCTCGGTTCGTGGGGTGGCACCGACGCCGACGGCGCGCCGGTGGACGGCGGGCAGGGCGAGTACGTCCGCGTGCCCGAGGCCGACGGCACCCTGGTGAGCCTGCCCGAGGCGCCCGACGAGGCGCTGCTGCCCGGCCTGCTCACGCTGTCGGACGTGATGAGCACCGGTCACCACGCGGCCCTGGCCGCCCGGGTCGAGCCCGGCCGCACGGTCGTCGTGGTCGGCGACGGCGCGGTGGGCCTGTGCGGGGTGATCGCGGCCCGCCGGCTCGGCGCGGAGCGCGTGATCGCCATGTCCCGGCACGAGTCCCGGCAGGCGCTGGCGAGGACGTTCGGTGCCACCGACATCGTGGCCGAGCGCGGCGAGGAAGGGGCTGCGAAGGTGCGCGACCTGCTCGGCGGAGTGCTCGCCGACTCCGTGCTCGAGGCGGTCGGCACCAAGGGCTCGATGGAGCAGGCGTTCGCGGTGACCCGGCCCGGCGGCCAGATCGGCTACGTCGGGGTGCCCGCCGGTGGCGCGGAGCTGCCGATCCGGGCGATGTTCTCCGGAAACCTCAACGTCGCGGGCGGCGTGGCTCCGGCTCGTACGTACATCCCCGGCCTGCTGCCCGACGTGCTGTCCGGCGCGATCGAGCCGGGGAAGGTGTTCGACCTCATGCTGGACTTGGAGAAGACGCCCGAGGCGTACGAGGCGATGGACGAACGCCGCGCTGTCAAGGTGATGTTGCGCCCCTGA
- a CDS encoding tetratricopeptide repeat protein codes for MAAQKGQQGDSGKPEEPQARTWVRSLGMIGLVFLVLAALIETITAGTQRPVVGGLVLLAVAAFVVAGVGRLTEPESVRAARAQAADGTEAAGERTGPWQEDDAPWREDAEGPWQEEGREGGEGGDGGWNEGEGPWSERGEPSAPAERSGGWQGDPPGARARSQTQAATRVPGQRRERGRKAPQVPERTFPRLSELSEVVLGPTPTHYAHRGQAPYVRRPAADGRLAALLNSDGPPFPFVVVVGPSKAGKSRTVVEAVRSVLGGRDPGVFVPGSGEELADVLREEESLPRGRQPWVIWLDDVTAADLVHLSADTLDRADRHAMIVASMTDERWDQVLDSTGDVAATAKAALRRATKVPLDFELTVRERAEAEQLYPQLQINASIGEALIGGDQLVAKFRAGRDGEPAGYTIVQAAVDARRAGLNRPLTESELRGLYPLYLRRVRIDLDPTTALFEEGMAWATEPVASEVSLLSYVGAGAGAPSGAPAIGSGLGAGLGSGLGSAGAGLGSGVGARGKPAAPETSDGALEVLDYVVAVEEGRHGQEARPVFDAMWQELIAAVPPDDAFTIGIGASLRGNQSAAELAFRKVLDLDHADEAPRAANNLGLLLRERGDVAGARAAFQKAIDSGHPDVMPRAANNLGALLRQQGDVSGARGAYQKAIDSGHTDVVPRAANDLGSLLRGQGDVAGARTAYQRAVDSGHTDVVPPAALNLGMLLKDQGDVAGAETAYERAMGSGNPQVVPVAALNLGSLLREQGDMAGARTAYQRAVDSGHAEVVPVAALNLGSLLREQGDMAGARTAYQRAVDT; via the coding sequence GTGGCGGCGCAGAAGGGACAGCAGGGCGACTCCGGCAAGCCGGAGGAGCCGCAGGCGCGGACCTGGGTCCGCTCGCTGGGAATGATCGGTCTGGTCTTCCTGGTGCTGGCGGCCCTGATCGAGACGATCACGGCCGGAACCCAGCGTCCGGTGGTGGGCGGGCTGGTCCTGCTCGCGGTCGCCGCGTTCGTGGTGGCCGGGGTGGGGCGGCTGACCGAGCCGGAGAGCGTGCGCGCCGCCCGGGCGCAGGCGGCCGACGGGACGGAAGCGGCCGGCGAACGGACGGGACCCTGGCAGGAGGACGACGCTCCCTGGCGGGAGGACGCCGAAGGGCCCTGGCAGGAAGAGGGCCGCGAGGGTGGCGAGGGCGGCGACGGCGGCTGGAACGAGGGCGAGGGGCCGTGGAGCGAACGCGGCGAGCCCAGCGCTCCGGCCGAGCGGTCCGGCGGCTGGCAGGGCGACCCGCCCGGTGCTCGCGCCCGCTCCCAGACCCAGGCCGCCACCCGGGTGCCCGGCCAGCGACGGGAGCGTGGACGCAAGGCGCCGCAGGTTCCCGAGCGGACGTTCCCCCGGCTGTCGGAGCTGTCCGAGGTCGTTCTCGGGCCGACTCCGACGCACTACGCCCACCGCGGGCAGGCGCCGTACGTACGCCGTCCGGCCGCCGACGGCCGGCTGGCCGCGCTGCTGAACAGCGACGGTCCGCCGTTCCCGTTCGTGGTCGTGGTCGGCCCGTCGAAGGCCGGCAAGTCGCGCACGGTCGTGGAGGCGGTGCGGTCGGTGCTGGGTGGCCGCGACCCCGGTGTCTTCGTCCCCGGCAGCGGCGAGGAGCTCGCCGATGTGCTGCGCGAGGAGGAGTCCCTGCCCCGTGGGCGCCAGCCGTGGGTGATCTGGCTGGACGACGTGACCGCGGCGGACCTCGTACACCTGTCCGCGGACACGCTGGACCGGGCGGACCGGCACGCCATGATCGTGGCGAGCATGACCGACGAGCGCTGGGACCAGGTGCTGGACAGCACCGGCGACGTGGCGGCCACCGCCAAGGCGGCGTTGCGCCGGGCGACCAAGGTGCCGCTGGACTTCGAGCTGACCGTCCGCGAGCGGGCGGAGGCCGAGCAGCTCTACCCGCAGCTGCAGATCAACGCCAGCATCGGTGAGGCGCTGATCGGCGGGGACCAGCTGGTGGCGAAGTTCCGCGCCGGCCGGGACGGCGAGCCCGCCGGCTACACGATCGTGCAGGCGGCGGTGGACGCGCGGCGGGCCGGGCTGAACCGGCCGCTCACCGAGTCCGAGCTCCGCGGCCTCTACCCGCTGTACCTGCGCCGGGTGCGCATCGACCTCGACCCGACCACCGCGTTGTTCGAGGAGGGCATGGCATGGGCCACCGAACCTGTCGCCTCCGAGGTCTCGCTGCTGAGCTATGTCGGGGCCGGTGCGGGTGCGCCGAGCGGAGCCCCGGCGATCGGCTCGGGTCTGGGTGCTGGGCTGGGGTCGGGCCTGGGGTCGGCGGGTGCGGGCTTGGGCTCGGGCGTCGGTGCGCGGGGCAAGCCGGCGGCGCCGGAGACCTCCGACGGCGCCCTGGAGGTGCTGGACTACGTGGTCGCGGTCGAGGAGGGCCGCCACGGCCAGGAGGCCAGGCCGGTCTTCGATGCGATGTGGCAGGAGCTCATCGCCGCTGTTCCGCCCGATGACGCGTTCACCATCGGGATCGGCGCGAGCCTGCGCGGCAACCAGTCCGCCGCCGAACTCGCGTTCCGCAAGGTCCTCGACCTCGACCATGCCGACGAGGCGCCCCGGGCAGCGAACAACCTCGGCCTGCTGCTGCGCGAGCGCGGCGACGTGGCCGGGGCGCGGGCGGCGTTCCAGAAGGCGATCGACTCCGGGCACCCGGACGTCATGCCGCGGGCCGCGAACAACCTGGGTGCGCTGCTGCGCCAGCAGGGGGACGTGAGCGGTGCGCGCGGTGCGTACCAGAAGGCGATCGACTCCGGCCACACCGACGTGGTCCCCCGGGCGGCGAACGACCTGGGCTCGCTGCTGCGGGGACAGGGTGACGTCGCCGGGGCGCGGACGGCGTACCAGCGGGCGGTCGACTCCGGGCACACCGACGTGGTGCCGCCGGCGGCGCTCAACCTCGGCATGTTGCTGAAGGACCAGGGCGACGTCGCCGGGGCGGAGACGGCGTACGAACGGGCGATGGGGTCCGGCAATCCCCAGGTGGTGCCGGTGGCGGCGCTGAACCTGGGTTCGCTGCTGCGGGAGCAGGGTGACATGGCGGGTGCGCGGACGGCGTACCAGCGGGCGGTCGACTCCGGCCACGCCGAGGTGGTGCCGGTGGCGGCGCTGAACCTGGGTTCGCTGCTGCGGGAGCAGGGTGACATGGCGGGTGCGCGGACGGCGTACCAGCGGGCGGTCGACAC
- a CDS encoding tetratricopeptide repeat protein → SDHPGVMPVAALNLGMLLKDQGDPEGAEAAYQRAVDSGDVDVVPMAALYRGSLLKDQGDLVGAETAFQRAVDSGHPDVAPMAANNLGVLLTEEADVGGARAAYELAVRSEHADVAPMAANNLGVLLTEEAEVDDARAAYQVAVDSGHADVAPMAALNLGLLLDAQGDVAGARSAYELAVDSGHADVVSVAAVNLGTLLRDQGDVAGARAAFHLAIDSGFVDIAPVSAGHLRVLLAGQGGSVNARPAARIGADRVRQTAALGARTGETGADIDVEGVEGTDDLGTIEAMEEGDRGPNGRR, encoded by the coding sequence CTCAGACCACCCGGGCGTGATGCCGGTCGCCGCGCTGAACCTCGGCATGTTGCTGAAGGACCAGGGCGACCCCGAGGGCGCGGAGGCCGCGTACCAGCGGGCCGTCGACTCCGGTGACGTGGACGTGGTGCCGATGGCGGCGCTCTACCGGGGTTCGCTGCTGAAGGACCAGGGCGACCTGGTGGGCGCGGAGACGGCGTTCCAGCGGGCGGTCGACTCAGGCCACCCCGACGTCGCGCCGATGGCGGCGAACAACCTCGGTGTGCTGCTCACCGAGGAGGCCGACGTGGGCGGGGCACGGGCGGCGTACGAACTCGCCGTGCGGTCCGAGCACGCCGACGTGGCGCCGATGGCGGCCAACAACCTGGGTGTGCTGCTCACCGAGGAGGCCGAGGTCGACGACGCCCGGGCCGCCTACCAGGTGGCGGTGGACTCCGGGCACGCCGACGTGGCGCCGATGGCGGCGCTGAACCTCGGCCTGCTGCTGGACGCGCAGGGTGACGTGGCCGGTGCGCGGTCGGCGTACGAGCTGGCGGTCGACTCCGGGCACGCCGACGTGGTGTCGGTGGCCGCGGTCAACCTCGGCACGCTGCTGCGCGACCAGGGCGACGTGGCCGGCGCGCGGGCGGCGTTCCACCTCGCGATCGACTCCGGGTTCGTCGACATCGCACCGGTGTCGGCCGGTCACCTGCGGGTGCTGCTGGCCGGGCAGGGCGGTTCGGTGAACGCCCGGCCGGCCGCCCGGATCGGCGCCGATCGGGTACGCCAGACCGCTGCCCTCGGCGCCCGGACCGGGGAGACCGGTGCGGACATCGACGTGGAGGGTGTCGAGGGCACGGACGACCTGGGCACCATCGAGGCCATGGAGGAGGGGGATCGCGGTCCGAACGGACGCCGGTAG
- a CDS encoding glycine hydroxymethyltransferase translates to MSPASAPDSPQSPKNSTESTAFRSALDVIAGVEPRVAAAIGAELTDQRESLKLIASENYASPAVLLAMGNWLSDKYAEGTIGRRFYAGCQNVDTVEALAAEHARELFGAPHAYAQPHSGIDANLVAFWAILANRVEAPALEKAQVRQVNDLSEQDWFELRRELGNQRMLGMSLDAGGHLTHGFRPNISGKMFDQRSYGTDPETGLIDYDEVRRAAQEFRPLVLVAGYSAYPRLINFATMREIADEVGATFMVDMAHFAGLVAGKVLTGDYDPVPHAHITTTTTHKSLRGPRGGMVLCQPELADQVDRGCPMVLGGPLPHVMAAKAVALAEARQPDFRDYAQRIVDNARALAEGLTRRGAKPVTGGTDNHLVLLDVSSYGLTGRQAESALLDAGIVTNRNAVPQDPNGAWYTSGIRLGTPALTTRGLGTAELDEVAGLIDTVLGQTKPGTTKQGAPSKASHVLDEAVATRVSQQAADLLANYPLYPTIDLG, encoded by the coding sequence ATGAGCCCCGCGTCCGCCCCGGACAGCCCCCAGAGCCCGAAGAACAGCACCGAGTCGACCGCGTTCCGGAGCGCGCTGGACGTGATCGCCGGGGTGGAGCCCCGGGTCGCCGCCGCGATCGGCGCCGAGCTCACCGACCAGCGCGAGTCCCTGAAGCTGATCGCGAGCGAAAACTACGCCTCTCCGGCGGTCCTGCTGGCGATGGGCAACTGGCTCAGCGACAAGTACGCCGAGGGCACGATCGGGCGCCGCTTCTACGCCGGCTGCCAGAACGTCGACACCGTGGAGGCGCTCGCCGCCGAGCACGCCCGCGAACTCTTCGGCGCACCGCACGCCTACGCCCAGCCGCATTCGGGGATCGACGCCAACCTGGTCGCGTTCTGGGCGATCCTCGCCAACCGGGTCGAGGCGCCGGCGCTGGAGAAGGCGCAGGTCCGCCAGGTCAACGACCTGTCCGAGCAGGACTGGTTCGAGCTGCGCCGCGAGCTCGGCAACCAGCGGATGCTCGGCATGTCCCTGGACGCGGGCGGCCACCTCACCCACGGGTTCCGGCCGAACATCTCCGGCAAGATGTTCGACCAGCGCAGCTACGGCACCGATCCCGAGACCGGTCTGATCGACTACGACGAGGTACGCCGGGCGGCGCAGGAGTTCCGCCCGCTGGTCCTGGTCGCCGGCTACTCTGCGTACCCCCGGCTGATCAACTTCGCCACCATGCGCGAGATCGCCGACGAGGTGGGCGCGACGTTCATGGTCGACATGGCCCACTTCGCCGGCCTGGTGGCGGGCAAGGTGCTCACCGGCGACTACGACCCGGTCCCGCACGCCCACATCACCACCACCACGACGCACAAGTCGCTGCGCGGCCCGCGCGGCGGCATGGTGCTGTGCCAGCCCGAGCTGGCCGACCAGGTGGATCGCGGCTGCCCGATGGTGCTCGGCGGCCCGCTGCCGCACGTGATGGCGGCCAAGGCGGTCGCGCTCGCCGAGGCGCGGCAGCCGGACTTCCGCGACTACGCCCAGCGGATCGTGGACAACGCCAGGGCGCTGGCCGAGGGGCTGACCAGGCGTGGCGCGAAGCCGGTCACCGGCGGCACCGACAACCACCTCGTACTGCTGGACGTGTCGTCGTACGGCCTCACCGGCCGGCAGGCCGAGTCCGCGCTGCTCGACGCGGGCATCGTGACCAACCGCAACGCCGTACCCCAGGACCCCAACGGCGCGTGGTACACCTCCGGCATCCGGCTCGGCACGCCCGCGCTCACCACCCGCGGCCTCGGCACCGCCGAGCTGGACGAGGTGGCCGGGCTGATCGACACCGTGCTCGGGCAGACGAAGCCGGGCACCACCAAGCAGGGCGCCCCGTCGAAGGCCTCGCACGTGCTCGACGAGGCGGTGGCCACCCGGGTCTCCCAGCAGGCCGCCGACCTGCTGGCCAACTACCCGCTGTACCCCACGATCGACCTCGGCTGA